The window GGTTGGGCGATGCGGCGTTTGCCATCATAAGCCGTGTGCGAATCGCCTCACAAATGCTTGCAATCGGCGTCGTCGCGCGGCGCGCATCGTGAATCGAGCCGCCGCCGTCCGCCCGTTCGATCCGCGCAGTAGTTTCAGGGCACCGTCGTGATCGTCGCGCCGTCGCGGCCGACAAGGACGGTGTGCTCGGCCTGCGAAACCATGCCGTTGCCCGCTTCCCGAAGGACCCCGTACGAGGAAATCGCTCCGGATTGCAGCAGAAGCCGAAGCGCGTAGTCGAACCAACGCTCCTCCACGGCGCCGGCGACCCATCGCGCGGCAAAGGGCAGGTGGGGGTGTCGCTCGGCGATGTACGCGAGAAGCTTCTTTGCCTGAGGGTTGCGCTGCGGCTTGTTGGCCAGGAAATGGTAGATGTTGCCGTCCTCGGCCTCCTTGATCCGGCCGACGCCCGTCGTCGCGAAGGGCTCGATCGCGATCACCATGCCTTCGTGCAGGACGCCGTGCCCGCGCGCGACGTTGGGGACCGACACGCCGGCGTGCAGATGGTACACCTCGATGCTGTGCCCGGTGAGATTCACGATGGGCTCGAAGCCCCGGCTGCGGATCTCGCTTTCGATCGTCGCGCCGATCTCGGAGAGCTTGGTGCCGGCCTTGGCGACGCGCACGGCGGCCAGCATGGCCTCGCGGGACGCCTCGATGAGGCGAGCGTGCCGTTGCGTGCCGATCTCGACCGTGACGGCCGTGTCGCCGATG of the Candidatus Thermoplasmatota archaeon genome contains:
- the map gene encoding type II methionyl aminopeptidase — encoded protein: MVHDHDDAPDPDWQEKAKKAGAIAGKARAHGATLLREGARLLDVAEEIEAFIRKEGAQPAFPVNLSINHDAAHDSPRPKDPRTFAPGDLVKLDVGAHVDGYIGDTAVTVEIGTQRHARLIEASREAMLAAVRVAKAGTKLSEIGATIESEIRSRGFEPIVNLTGHSIEVYHLHAGVSVPNVARGHGVLHEGMVIAIEPFATTGVGRIKEAEDGNIYHFLANKPQRNPQAKKLLAYIAERHPHLPFAARWVAGAVEERWFDYALRLLLQSGAISSYGVLREAGNGMVSQAEHTVLVGRDGATITTVP